From Caulobacter segnis, a single genomic window includes:
- a CDS encoding bifunctional 2-C-methyl-D-erythritol 4-phosphate cytidylyltransferase/2-C-methyl-D-erythritol 2,4-cyclodiphosphate synthase — protein MTFSAVIVAAGSGTRAGPGQAKQWRLVAGKPVLRWSVEAFLASGAAQIVIVTTEDGGQALYDVLAGLSGWSTALGGATRALSVQSGLAALAARPVDEPVLIHDAARPFLSGDTIAGVLRALEDADAVLPALPVADTLKRAEPDQNPVTTSREHLWRAQTPQAARRETLLAAYAAWSGGEPTDDAQVVEAAGGRVAIAPGDPLLMKLTYPEDFAMAERLAGAARITRVGQGFDAHRWGPGEEVWLCGVAIKHDETLIGHSDADAGLHALTDAILGAIGEGDIGDHFPPTDPKWKGAASDLFLKHAAELVTAKGGAIVNVDVTLICERPKIKPHRQAMRERLAQILALPLDRVSVKATTTEKMGFTGRGEGLAASAVVAVETPA, from the coding sequence ATGACCTTTTCCGCCGTGATCGTCGCCGCCGGCTCGGGTACTCGCGCCGGGCCCGGCCAGGCCAAGCAATGGCGGCTCGTGGCGGGCAAGCCGGTGTTGCGCTGGTCGGTCGAGGCGTTCCTGGCCTCGGGCGCGGCGCAAATCGTGATCGTAACGACCGAAGACGGCGGACAGGCCCTATACGACGTCCTAGCCGGGCTGAGCGGATGGAGCACGGCGCTGGGTGGCGCGACTCGCGCCCTGTCGGTCCAGTCAGGTCTCGCCGCGCTGGCCGCCCGCCCCGTCGACGAACCAGTCCTGATCCACGACGCGGCTCGCCCCTTCTTGAGCGGCGACACGATCGCTGGCGTCCTGCGGGCGCTAGAAGACGCCGACGCCGTTCTGCCTGCCCTGCCCGTCGCCGACACCTTGAAGCGCGCCGAGCCAGACCAGAACCCGGTCACGACCTCCCGAGAGCATCTCTGGCGCGCCCAGACGCCCCAGGCCGCGCGCCGCGAAACCCTGCTCGCGGCCTACGCCGCGTGGTCCGGCGGCGAGCCGACCGACGACGCCCAGGTGGTCGAAGCCGCCGGCGGTCGCGTGGCCATCGCGCCCGGCGATCCGCTCTTGATGAAACTCACCTATCCCGAGGACTTCGCCATGGCCGAACGGCTCGCCGGCGCCGCGCGCATCACCCGAGTCGGCCAGGGCTTCGACGCCCACCGCTGGGGCCCCGGCGAAGAGGTCTGGCTGTGCGGGGTGGCGATCAAGCACGACGAGACCCTGATCGGCCATTCCGACGCTGACGCGGGCCTCCACGCCCTGACCGACGCCATCCTGGGCGCGATTGGCGAAGGCGATATCGGCGACCACTTCCCGCCCACCGACCCGAAGTGGAAGGGCGCGGCCTCGGACCTGTTCCTGAAGCACGCCGCCGAGCTGGTCACCGCCAAGGGCGGCGCGATCGTCAATGTCGACGTCACGCTGATCTGTGAACGACCCAAGATCAAACCGCACCGTCAGGCCATGCGCGAGCGGCTGGCGCAGATTCTGGCGTTGCCGCTGGACCGGGTCAGCGTCAAGGCGACCACGACCGAGAAGATGGGTTTCACGGGCCGTGGCGAGGGCCTGGCCGCCTCGGCGGTCGTGGCGGTCGAGACGCCGGCCTGA
- the dusB gene encoding tRNA dihydrouridine synthase DusB: MSNKLEVGGIEVPGRVWIAPMTGVSDLPFRETATALGAPYVATEMVASAEFARGRPDVVRRAAVGEGLPLTVIQLVGRDIDFMAQGARMAQDAGADIVDLNFGCPAKEVAAGAACGSALMREPDLAEALVAAAVQAVDVPVTVKMRLGWDVDSLNAPDIARRAEAVGAKAITVHGRTRNQFYKGVADWSAVAAVKKAVSVPVLVNGDIVDGDTARLALEQSGADGVMIGRGVYGRPWIAGAIEAALEGRGFAEPQAEERLAIALTHFRRSLSFYGERLGLKMFRKHLASYIEAAPWPETDEARRAARATLCRLEDPAAVEAALRDLWLAGGRLAA, translated from the coding sequence ATGAGCAACAAGCTCGAGGTCGGCGGGATCGAGGTCCCTGGTCGGGTGTGGATTGCGCCCATGACCGGGGTCTCGGACCTGCCCTTCAGAGAAACGGCCACGGCGCTTGGAGCGCCCTATGTGGCGACGGAGATGGTGGCCAGCGCGGAGTTCGCGAGGGGGCGTCCCGATGTCGTGCGTCGCGCGGCGGTCGGCGAAGGTCTTCCGCTGACCGTGATCCAACTGGTCGGTCGCGATATCGATTTCATGGCCCAGGGCGCGCGGATGGCCCAGGACGCCGGCGCCGATATCGTCGACCTGAACTTCGGCTGCCCCGCCAAGGAGGTGGCCGCCGGCGCCGCCTGTGGCTCGGCCCTGATGCGCGAGCCCGATCTGGCCGAGGCCCTGGTGGCCGCCGCGGTCCAGGCCGTCGACGTGCCGGTGACGGTCAAGATGCGCCTGGGTTGGGACGTCGACAGCCTGAACGCGCCGGACATCGCCCGGCGCGCGGAAGCCGTCGGCGCCAAGGCCATCACCGTGCACGGCCGCACCCGCAACCAGTTCTACAAGGGCGTCGCCGACTGGAGCGCCGTCGCGGCGGTCAAGAAGGCCGTGTCGGTCCCCGTGCTCGTCAACGGCGACATCGTCGACGGCGACACCGCCCGCCTGGCGCTGGAACAGTCCGGCGCCGACGGCGTGATGATCGGCCGAGGCGTCTATGGCCGCCCCTGGATCGCCGGCGCGATCGAAGCCGCGCTCGAGGGCCGGGGTTTCGCCGAGCCGCAGGCCGAGGAGCGTCTGGCCATCGCGCTCACCCATTTCCGCCGCAGCCTGTCGTTCTATGGCGAGCGACTGGGCCTGAAGATGTTTCGCAAGCACCTGGCCTCGTACATCGAGGCCGCGCCTTGGCCCGAGACGGACGAGGCGCGGCGGGCCGCCCGCGCAACCCTGTGCCGCCTTGAGGACCCCGCCGCCGTGGAGGCCGCCCTGCGCGACCTGTGGCTGGCGGGCGGGAGATTAGCCGCATGA
- a CDS encoding FUSC family protein, whose protein sequence is MPETAPSDWRRFTGRNLSQRALKAAAARKTEIRHAIRVSAAVGAAFAIATLLRLPQGYWAVFTAVIVVQSSLGATITASVERFMGTVVGALAGAAAAYFHAQWPEFGGVILCVTVALLAFLVSMRPSLKVATVTAVIMLIGTTTHMDPLIAAALRVAEITVGGVVGVAATLLIFPARAHASVVSSIQKIAGLQAHILDSHVLSLRGTPGPTDYLKAQDDLRAALAKLQAGVTEADRESASKLSDRSVSDALPRTLWRLRNDTVMVGRTLHEPLPAPDLAPAAADMLEASARFLRDTADLLAGGPRPERIAFAEAHQAFQNCVEGLRKKGVTRDLVFDDAARVFGLVFAIENLFANLSDFEERIEEAVAKND, encoded by the coding sequence GTGCCCGAGACCGCGCCCAGCGACTGGCGGCGGTTCACGGGCCGCAATCTTTCGCAGAGGGCGCTGAAGGCGGCCGCGGCCCGCAAGACCGAAATCCGCCACGCCATCCGGGTGTCGGCCGCCGTCGGCGCAGCGTTCGCCATCGCGACGCTGCTGCGCTTGCCGCAAGGCTATTGGGCGGTCTTCACCGCCGTCATCGTGGTGCAGTCCAGCCTGGGCGCGACGATCACCGCCTCGGTCGAGCGGTTCATGGGCACGGTCGTCGGCGCCTTGGCCGGCGCCGCGGCGGCCTATTTCCACGCCCAATGGCCCGAATTCGGGGGCGTCATCCTTTGTGTCACCGTGGCGCTGCTGGCGTTCCTGGTGTCGATGCGGCCATCGCTGAAGGTCGCGACGGTCACCGCCGTGATCATGCTGATCGGCACGACCACACACATGGACCCGCTGATCGCCGCGGCGCTACGCGTGGCCGAGATCACGGTCGGCGGTGTCGTCGGTGTCGCCGCCACCTTGCTGATCTTCCCGGCGCGCGCCCACGCCTCCGTCGTGTCCAGCATCCAGAAGATCGCCGGCCTGCAGGCCCATATCCTGGACAGCCACGTCCTCAGCCTACGCGGAACGCCAGGCCCGACCGACTATCTCAAAGCTCAGGACGACCTGCGCGCCGCGCTGGCCAAGTTGCAGGCGGGCGTGACCGAGGCGGATCGCGAAAGCGCCAGCAAACTCAGCGACCGCTCGGTGTCCGACGCCCTGCCCCGCACGCTCTGGCGGCTGCGCAACGACACCGTGATGGTTGGGCGCACCCTGCACGAGCCTCTCCCCGCGCCCGATCTGGCGCCGGCCGCCGCCGACATGCTCGAGGCCAGCGCGCGGTTCCTGCGCGACACCGCGGATCTGCTGGCCGGCGGCCCACGTCCGGAGCGCATCGCCTTCGCCGAGGCGCATCAGGCCTTTCAGAACTGCGTCGAAGGGCTGCGCAAGAAGGGCGTGACGCGTGACCTTGTGTTCGACGACGCCGCCCGGGTGTTCGGCCTGGTGTTCGCGATCGAGAACCTGTTCGCCAACCTTAGCGACTTCGAGGAGCGGATCGAGGAAGCGGTCGCCAAAAATGACTAG
- a CDS encoding two-component system sensor histidine kinase NtrB: MTDRARVLGGVAPEALKAAAFDLSPEPALVVDREGGLVAVNEAAEALFGHGLSLLARGRFRAALPPGSVLVSLLDRAITEGALVREHGVEVNLFGQPPFEADGAAAPLGDGSVLLTLHVKGVLGVDRGADAAGLRSVVGLGKMLAHEIKNPLAGIRGAAQLLKTGASAVDQPLAQLIVDETDRIRRLVDRMEAFSDEVPTPREPVNIHQVLDRVRALVANGVADGLQLKESYDPSLPPVWGDEDHLIQIFLNLTKNAAEAAHMRGDDRGQISIHTAWRPGVRVRGADGKSTSGAPIEVKVIDNGPGVPASLREHLFQPFVTTKVNGTGLGLALVTKLVTAHGGLIDFESEPGRTVFRVLLPVAPQNGAPDTLSGDA; encoded by the coding sequence ATGACCGACCGTGCCCGCGTCCTGGGCGGCGTCGCCCCCGAGGCCTTGAAGGCCGCCGCGTTCGACCTCAGCCCCGAGCCCGCCCTGGTGGTCGACCGCGAGGGTGGGTTGGTGGCGGTCAACGAGGCCGCCGAAGCGCTGTTCGGCCACGGTCTGTCGCTGCTGGCCCGAGGCCGCTTCCGCGCCGCCTTGCCGCCGGGCTCGGTGCTGGTCTCGCTGCTGGATCGCGCCATCACCGAAGGCGCTCTGGTTCGCGAACACGGGGTCGAGGTCAACCTGTTCGGCCAGCCGCCGTTCGAGGCCGACGGCGCCGCCGCGCCGTTAGGCGACGGCTCGGTGCTGCTGACCCTGCACGTGAAGGGCGTCCTGGGCGTGGATCGCGGCGCCGACGCGGCCGGTCTGCGTTCGGTCGTGGGCCTGGGCAAGATGCTGGCTCACGAGATCAAGAATCCGCTGGCCGGCATCCGCGGCGCTGCCCAGCTGCTGAAGACCGGCGCCAGCGCCGTCGACCAGCCGCTGGCCCAGCTGATCGTCGACGAGACCGATCGCATCCGCCGCCTGGTCGACCGCATGGAGGCCTTCTCCGACGAAGTCCCGACCCCGCGTGAACCGGTCAACATCCACCAGGTGCTGGACCGCGTCCGCGCCCTGGTCGCCAACGGCGTGGCCGATGGCCTGCAGCTTAAGGAAAGCTACGATCCGTCGCTGCCGCCGGTCTGGGGCGACGAGGATCACCTGATCCAGATCTTCCTGAACCTGACCAAGAACGCTGCCGAGGCCGCCCATATGCGCGGCGACGATCGCGGCCAGATCTCGATCCATACCGCCTGGCGCCCTGGCGTCAGGGTGCGCGGCGCCGACGGCAAGTCGACCAGCGGCGCGCCGATCGAGGTCAAGGTGATCGACAACGGTCCCGGTGTGCCGGCCAGCTTGCGCGAGCATCTGTTCCAGCCGTTCGTCACCACCAAGGTCAACGGCACCGGCCTGGGCCTGGCCCTGGTCACCAAGCTGGTCACCGCCCACGGCGGCCTAATCGACTTCGAGTCCGAACCCGGTCGCACCGTGTTCCGCGTGCTGCTGCCGGTCGCCCCCCAGAACGGGGCCCCCGATACTCTTTCCGGAGACGCCTGA
- a CDS encoding CinA family protein produces the protein MFPLEIQTLARLLIDEAREKSLRVVAAESCTGGLVAGAICSISGASDVFERGFVTYTNRAKSEMLGVPGDLIADHGAVSEPVARMMAEGALRESNGHVAVAITGVAGPGGGTPMKPVGTVHFAVARANRSVVHRHERFDGQTREAVQLAAVRTALEMLREAVG, from the coding sequence ATGTTTCCGCTGGAAATCCAGACCCTAGCCCGGCTGCTGATCGACGAGGCCCGCGAGAAGTCGTTGCGCGTAGTGGCGGCCGAAAGCTGCACCGGTGGCCTGGTGGCCGGGGCGATCTGCTCGATCTCGGGCGCGTCCGACGTCTTCGAGCGTGGATTCGTGACCTACACCAACCGCGCCAAGTCCGAGATGCTAGGCGTTCCGGGCGACCTGATCGCCGATCATGGGGCGGTCTCGGAGCCCGTGGCGCGAATGATGGCCGAGGGCGCACTGCGCGAAAGCAATGGGCATGTCGCCGTGGCCATCACCGGCGTCGCCGGTCCCGGCGGCGGCACGCCGATGAAGCCCGTGGGCACGGTCCACTTCGCCGTCGCCCGCGCCAACCGCTCGGTCGTCCATCGACACGAGCGCTTCGACGGCCAGACCCGCGAGGCCGTTCAGCTGGCGGCGGTGCGCACGGCGCTGGAGATGCTGCGCGAGGCGGTGGGCTAG
- a CDS encoding sigma 54-interacting transcriptional regulator — protein MNAASKKILIADDDSSVRLVLSQAFTRLGYQVRATGNATTLLKWVTDGEGDLVVTDVMMPDENVFDVLPRIRKERPKLPIIVMSAQNTLLTAVNAADAGAFEYVSKPFDLDDVTAAARRALSRPADAEASKAQARAMRDERLPLIGRSAPMQEVYRTIARLVGADLTVLILGESGTGKELVARALHELGRRRDGKFVVLNLAAVPRERVEAELFGRGEGDNGRLVEADGGTLFLDEIGDMPLDAQTRLLRVIDGTEPVINPKTGRRPNVRIIAATNRDLRGLIQQGLFREDLFFRLNVAPVRLPPLRDRAEDIPDLARTFLLRAAREGLPAKTIDQSALDRLKTHPWPGNVRELENLMRRMCALYAEELITARIVDRELQDHTPAVRSEEGPVTLSTLVERHLASHFADQPDGVPPAGLYDRVLQEVERPLIQLTLSATRGNQVRAAEILGLNRNTLRKKIQDLGVEMTRGRR, from the coding sequence ATGAACGCCGCGAGCAAGAAGATCCTGATCGCCGACGACGACAGCTCGGTGCGTCTGGTGCTCAGCCAAGCCTTCACGCGCTTGGGCTATCAGGTCCGCGCCACGGGCAACGCCACCACGCTTCTGAAGTGGGTCACCGACGGCGAGGGCGACCTGGTCGTCACCGACGTGATGATGCCCGACGAGAACGTGTTCGACGTGCTGCCGCGCATCCGCAAGGAGCGGCCCAAGCTGCCGATCATCGTGATGAGCGCCCAGAACACCTTGCTGACGGCGGTCAACGCCGCCGACGCGGGCGCGTTCGAATACGTCTCCAAGCCCTTCGATCTCGACGACGTCACCGCCGCGGCGCGGCGCGCCCTGTCGCGTCCGGCCGACGCCGAGGCCTCCAAGGCCCAGGCCCGCGCCATGCGCGACGAGCGCCTGCCGCTGATCGGCCGCTCGGCGCCAATGCAGGAGGTCTATCGCACGATCGCCCGCCTGGTTGGCGCTGACCTGACGGTTCTGATCCTGGGCGAGAGCGGCACCGGCAAGGAGCTGGTCGCCCGCGCCCTGCACGAGCTGGGCCGTCGTCGCGACGGCAAGTTCGTGGTCCTGAATCTGGCCGCCGTGCCGCGCGAGCGGGTCGAGGCCGAGCTGTTCGGGCGCGGGGAGGGTGACAATGGTCGCCTCGTCGAGGCCGATGGCGGCACCCTGTTCCTGGACGAGATCGGCGACATGCCGCTGGACGCCCAGACCCGCCTGCTGCGAGTGATTGACGGCACCGAGCCGGTGATCAATCCCAAGACTGGCCGCCGCCCGAATGTTCGGATCATCGCGGCCACCAACCGCGACCTGCGCGGCCTGATCCAGCAGGGCCTGTTCCGCGAGGATCTGTTCTTCCGCCTGAACGTCGCCCCCGTTCGTCTGCCACCGCTGCGCGACCGCGCCGAGGATATTCCGGACCTGGCCCGCACCTTCCTGCTGCGCGCCGCTCGCGAAGGCCTGCCCGCCAAGACCATCGACCAGAGCGCGCTCGACCGCCTGAAGACCCATCCGTGGCCGGGCAATGTTCGCGAACTCGAGAACCTGATGCGCCGGATGTGCGCCCTCTACGCCGAGGAGCTGATCACCGCCCGTATCGTCGATCGCGAGCTGCAGGATCATACGCCGGCGGTGCGGTCGGAAGAGGGGCCGGTGACCCTGTCGACCCTGGTCGAGCGCCACCTGGCTTCGCACTTCGCCGATCAGCCCGATGGCGTGCCGCCGGCCGGTCTCTACGACCGCGTCCTGCAGGAAGTGGAGCGTCCGCTGATCCAGCTGACCCTGTCGGCGACGCGGGGCAATCAGGTACGCGCGGCCGAAATTCTGGGCCTGAACCGCAACACCCTGCGCAAGAAGATCCAGGACCTGGGCGTGGAGATGACCCGAGGTCGCCGCTAA